In Candidatus Poribacteria bacterium, a genomic segment contains:
- a CDS encoding acetyl-CoA carboxylase carboxyltransferase subunit alpha: protein MRSLLDFEQPLLELNQYAAQLKAFAEVHPELDLTKAIEAIDENTKDLTKQAFQKVSRWDKVWLSRHAERPQAPVYIEAMLEEPIELYGDRLYADDRALVGGFAWFDGQPVVYLAQQKGTNIKERQEMNFGYTRPEGYRKARRLMILAEKFNRPLICFVDTRGAHYDAESEERGQSIAIAENLAQMCTLRIPIIVVVIGEGGSGGALAIAIGDRVLMMEYAIYCVAAPEVCSSIVWKDDGERAPEATEGYKPTAEDLLKFGVIDEVIREPLGGAHRDIELAARRVRNAIRKHLKELREIDSALLVEQRCERYRKIGVYGEL, encoded by the coding sequence ATGCGAAGTCTTTTAGATTTTGAACAACCGTTGCTTGAACTTAATCAATATGCCGCTCAACTGAAGGCATTTGCCGAAGTGCATCCTGAATTAGATCTAACGAAGGCGATTGAGGCTATAGACGAGAACACAAAAGATCTAACAAAGCAAGCCTTTCAAAAAGTATCACGGTGGGATAAGGTGTGGCTATCACGTCATGCAGAACGCCCCCAGGCACCAGTTTATATTGAGGCGATGCTTGAGGAGCCAATCGAGTTATACGGTGACAGGCTTTATGCCGATGACCGGGCTTTAGTCGGCGGATTTGCTTGGTTCGACGGCCAACCTGTTGTTTACCTCGCCCAGCAAAAAGGCACAAACATCAAAGAACGCCAAGAGATGAACTTTGGGTATACCCGTCCGGAGGGATACCGCAAGGCACGACGTTTGATGATTCTGGCGGAAAAGTTCAATCGTCCTCTGATCTGTTTTGTTGACACGCGTGGCGCTCATTACGACGCTGAATCGGAAGAGCGTGGGCAATCGATAGCGATTGCGGAGAATCTCGCTCAGATGTGCACCTTGCGCATTCCGATTATCGTCGTGGTGATTGGTGAAGGCGGTAGCGGAGGTGCGTTAGCCATTGCTATTGGAGATCGCGTCTTGATGATGGAGTACGCTATTTACTGCGTCGCTGCCCCTGAAGTGTGTAGTAGTATCGTATGGAAAGATGATGGTGAGCGCGCACCAGAAGCCACAGAGGGTTACAAACCAACGGCTGAAGATCTGTTGAAATTTGGCGTCATTGATGAGGTTATTCGTGAACCGCTCGGTGGCGCCCACCGGGATATCGAACTTGCGGCGAGGCGTGTCAGAAATGCAATACGCAAGCATCTCAAAGAACTGAGGGAAATTGATTCAGCACTTTTGGTTGAACAACGATGCGAACGCTACCGGAAAATTGGGGTCTACGGTGAGTTATGA
- a CDS encoding phytanoyl-CoA dioxygenase family protein yields the protein MKLSTVERETRSLNPDTLDATIQQIKMNGYAVFEAALSEELIDELCTHYMELLNENIAKNEPNRGAKRWQMHLPFRAPFNHPDVISHPIVLSVIDQLLGENCICHYLGNNTPLPGSDYQPTHSDIHQLFPEVDAPSPVYCIVLDIPLVDFRKENGAMEIWPGGTHLMPSGIDIESISKIMHSEQILMPAGSLLIRDARMWHRGTPNVSDEPRPNIALMYARSWFKTMYPQIGIRQDIYDSLSDRAKQLFRHEEIGSGQDPRTQMVTRWT from the coding sequence ATGAAACTAAGCACTGTAGAACGCGAAACAAGGAGCCTGAATCCGGACACACTTGATGCTACGATTCAGCAGATCAAGATGAACGGTTATGCAGTTTTCGAGGCCGCCTTGTCCGAAGAATTGATTGATGAACTTTGCACACACTATATGGAACTCTTGAATGAAAATATCGCCAAAAATGAACCTAACCGTGGGGCAAAGCGGTGGCAGATGCACCTTCCGTTTCGAGCGCCCTTTAACCATCCAGATGTGATAAGCCATCCCATAGTGCTATCGGTGATTGACCAATTACTCGGGGAAAACTGTATCTGTCATTACTTAGGCAATAATACGCCGCTTCCGGGTTCAGATTATCAACCCACACACTCGGATATTCATCAACTTTTTCCGGAGGTAGATGCTCCATCGCCGGTGTACTGTATTGTTTTGGATATTCCGCTGGTCGACTTTCGCAAAGAAAACGGTGCGATGGAAATCTGGCCCGGCGGGACCCATCTTATGCCAAGTGGAATTGACATCGAGAGTATATCGAAAATCATGCACTCCGAGCAGATTCTCATGCCGGCAGGCTCTCTGCTCATTCGAGACGCACGGATGTGGCATCGCGGGACACCCAATGTTTCTGATGAACCGCGTCCGAATATCGCATTGATGTATGCCCGTTCTTGGTTCAAGACGATGTACCCGCAAATCGGGATTCGGCAGGATATCTACGATTCGCTCTCGGATCGTGCTAAACAGCTGTTTCGTCACGAGGAAATTGGCAGTGGTCAAGACCCGCGCACTCAGATGGTGACCCGTTGGACGTAG
- a CDS encoding DUF711 family protein, whose amino-acid sequence MKVRTVTVGIPDAFSYEQLQFAVDFNRRCQNRLEANGYEVQTTRISSQTWGKISHIDQVLELDRRVLELGCEFFSLGTIFPHLPQTSTHLALVPEAISQSDTLFTSATLTTPDQQIKWEAAEKTAAVIQKIAHTTDDGLGNLRFAATMNCPPNTPFFPAAYWQDQGFNFGVGWQAADLVHQAFVDAPNIEIASVRLKSLMEREGKQIVVLAEELAKEARVRFVGLDVSPAPMGNESIAGAIETLLPARFGERGTLTVVGAITKTLDSLNLPRCGYSGLMLPSLEDEVLGNRGSEGCFNLDSLLLYSAVCGTGLDTIPIPGDASMRQICGILTDVASLSIRWKKPLSVRLFPIPGLNAGERTHFDSPYLTNTTVMEV is encoded by the coding sequence ATGAAAGTCCGTACCGTAACTGTAGGGATACCTGACGCTTTTTCATATGAACAGTTGCAGTTCGCGGTGGATTTTAATCGTCGCTGTCAGAACCGTCTCGAGGCAAATGGGTACGAAGTTCAGACCACGCGGATTAGCAGTCAGACATGGGGCAAAATTTCTCATATAGATCAGGTACTTGAATTAGATCGCCGCGTCCTTGAGTTAGGATGCGAATTTTTCAGCCTAGGAACCATTTTTCCTCACCTTCCACAAACATCTACCCACCTCGCTCTTGTTCCGGAAGCGATCTCTCAAAGCGATACCCTCTTCACATCAGCCACCCTGACAACCCCCGACCAGCAGATTAAATGGGAGGCAGCCGAAAAGACCGCAGCAGTCATACAGAAGATTGCCCATACAACCGATGATGGACTTGGAAATCTACGTTTTGCTGCAACGATGAATTGTCCCCCCAACACCCCTTTCTTCCCCGCTGCGTATTGGCAGGACCAAGGATTCAATTTTGGAGTTGGCTGGCAGGCTGCTGATCTTGTTCATCAGGCATTTGTTGATGCACCCAATATAGAGATTGCATCAGTGCGCTTAAAAAGCCTAATGGAACGCGAAGGGAAGCAAATTGTAGTTCTAGCTGAAGAGCTTGCGAAAGAAGCTAGGGTTCGATTTGTAGGGTTGGATGTCTCGCCTGCTCCAATGGGAAATGAAAGCATCGCAGGTGCAATTGAGACTCTACTTCCCGCCAGATTTGGGGAAAGGGGGACGCTCACGGTCGTAGGCGCGATTACGAAGACGCTCGACTCGCTGAATCTGCCGCGATGTGGATACTCGGGCTTGATGCTTCCTAGCCTTGAGGACGAAGTATTGGGAAATCGTGGCAGTGAGGGGTGTTTTAACCTAGATAGTTTACTACTCTACTCCGCTGTTTGTGGTACTGGGCTCGACACGATTCCGATTCCCGGTGATGCTTCCATGCGTCAAATATGCGGCATCCTTACCGATGTGGCTTCTCTCTCGATTCGATGGAAAAAACCGCTCTCCGTCCGTTTGTTCCCCATACCCGGATTGAATGCTGGCGAACGCACGCACTTCGACTCTCCTTACTTGACCAACACCACGGTCATGGAAGTGTGA
- a CDS encoding phytanoyl-CoA dioxygenase family protein, producing the protein MTDAEKYIFDVHGYLVIENALSPEELAAANAAVDHHANEISIRPNDLANGSTTLRGKMGRGDLGGMLTWEKPHCDVFRQMIAHPRLMPYLEELLGPGPRLEGLGIITMDEGAEGFWFHEGGEPFDRSRGFLYRNGRMYCGMTNFAIQLTDVGSEDGGFACLPGSHKANFPCPDDIRLYHTYKDRIVTIPAKAGDAILFVECLMHGGLPWTAKHQRRSVIVRYNSGVMGESLMGNYTPPPFYDELTEAQKAVISAPHYRREDKGSKLYRTP; encoded by the coding sequence ATGACAGACGCAGAAAAATATATCTTTGATGTGCACGGCTATTTGGTAATCGAAAATGCCCTGTCACCCGAAGAGTTAGCGGCAGCGAATGCAGCGGTTGATCACCACGCGAATGAGATTAGTATCCGTCCAAATGATCTTGCGAATGGATCCACAACGCTGCGGGGTAAGATGGGACGTGGCGATCTAGGAGGTATGTTGACATGGGAGAAACCGCATTGTGATGTGTTTCGTCAGATGATTGCTCACCCTAGGCTCATGCCGTATTTGGAGGAGTTGTTGGGGCCTGGCCCCCGACTGGAGGGACTCGGTATCATCACGATGGATGAGGGTGCGGAAGGTTTCTGGTTCCACGAAGGTGGTGAACCTTTTGATCGTTCGCGTGGGTTTCTGTACCGTAATGGGCGCATGTATTGTGGCATGACGAACTTCGCCATTCAACTAACCGATGTGGGATCCGAAGATGGTGGTTTCGCCTGCTTGCCCGGCAGCCATAAGGCGAACTTCCCCTGTCCGGACGACATTCGCCTCTATCACACGTACAAGGATCGAATCGTCACGATTCCCGCGAAGGCGGGTGACGCTATCCTCTTTGTCGAATGTTTGATGCATGGTGGCCTGCCGTGGACTGCAAAACACCAGCGGCGTTCAGTGATTGTTCGCTATAACTCCGGCGTTATGGGTGAATCGTTGATGGGAAACTACACGCCGCCACCGTTTTATGATGAATTGACCGAAGCCCAAAAGGCAGTGATCTCTGCACCGCACTACCGCAGGGAAGACAAAGGTTCAAAGCTCTACCGAACACCATAG
- a CDS encoding ThuA domain-containing protein, with product MANSEHWIVYEGSEGPGTGKHIVLVSGDEEYRSEEALPLLAKILAVHHGFKCTVLFAIDPETGEINPEEQTNIPGLQNLETADMMVLFTRFRELPDDQMEYIVDYTNSGKPVMGLRTATHAFSYSRNLQSPYAKYSFNSEEFDGGYGRQVLGETWINHHGHHGKESTRGVINAEMKDHPILKGVEDVWGPTDVYGTTTLAGETQVLLHGEVLVGMEPSNPPKPDTPTMPLAWIKSYTGEHGSASRVFCTTMGASVDLESVDLRRLLVNACYWCMGLENQIPDKSQVGYVDEYNPTFFGFGTFKRGMRPSDFSL from the coding sequence ATGGCAAATTCTGAACATTGGATTGTATATGAAGGCAGCGAGGGACCGGGCACAGGAAAACACATCGTGCTCGTTAGTGGTGACGAAGAATACCGATCTGAGGAGGCGCTCCCACTGCTCGCAAAAATTTTGGCTGTCCATCATGGATTCAAATGCACGGTGCTCTTCGCAATTGATCCGGAAACCGGGGAAATCAATCCGGAAGAGCAGACTAATATCCCCGGTCTACAAAATCTCGAAACTGCGGACATGATGGTGCTTTTCACTCGCTTTCGCGAATTGCCCGATGACCAAATGGAATATATTGTTGATTATACCAACTCGGGCAAGCCGGTTATGGGATTGCGGACGGCAACTCACGCTTTCAGTTACAGTAGAAATCTACAAAGTCCGTATGCCAAATACAGCTTCAATAGTGAGGAATTTGACGGAGGATATGGTCGTCAAGTTTTGGGAGAAACTTGGATTAACCATCATGGTCATCACGGGAAAGAAAGCACGCGTGGTGTCATCAACGCAGAGATGAAAGACCATCCTATTCTAAAAGGGGTTGAAGATGTCTGGGGACCAACCGACGTTTATGGCACCACCACATTGGCGGGAGAGACGCAAGTGCTTCTCCATGGTGAAGTGCTTGTTGGAATGGAACCATCGAACCCACCCAAACCTGACACTCCTACGATGCCGTTGGCATGGATTAAGAGCTATACAGGTGAGCACGGAAGTGCATCGCGTGTATTCTGCACCACGATGGGAGCCTCGGTAGACTTAGAAAGCGTGGACTTGCGGCGTCTGCTGGTAAATGCCTGTTACTGGTGCATGGGGTTGGAAAATCAGATCCCTGATAAAAGTCAAGTGGGTTATGTGGACGAATATAACCCTACTTTCTTCGGTTTCGGTACATTCAAGAGAGGAATGCGTCCGTCTGATTTTAGCCTCTGA
- a CDS encoding phytanoyl-CoA dioxygenase family protein — protein MLTEEEKWLFDLHGYLILKGAVPKEDIKRMVELCDRWHTFDDSELPPPLKSYHDVNTKPTTPRSINNVPYADPVFQRLVLNREIMRVVLALTGNSPQLLSVALVRNTKESDDIQFHGGFSGGLRNPANDYQAANGEVFATFLNAGVSLVDVPAGTGFVCIPGSHKSNFSKPDDVNIYDGPPTVANFSVNAGDVVLFTEALCHGARRWTLDEPRRTVFVRYSTSYASWSPGYGPIDEHRDKLSEEVYELLQMAGFQHQKQVVGRLLAEMTDR, from the coding sequence ATGCTGACAGAAGAAGAAAAATGGTTGTTCGACCTGCACGGCTATCTGATACTCAAAGGTGCCGTTCCGAAGGAAGATATAAAACGAATGGTCGAATTGTGCGATAGATGGCATACCTTTGACGATAGTGAGCTGCCGCCACCGTTAAAGAGCTATCATGATGTGAACACCAAGCCGACTACCCCGCGCTCGATTAATAACGTTCCGTATGCCGATCCAGTTTTCCAGCGGCTCGTTCTCAATCGGGAAATTATGCGGGTGGTACTTGCGCTGACGGGAAACTCGCCCCAATTGCTCTCAGTCGCACTTGTCCGTAACACGAAGGAATCCGACGACATTCAGTTTCACGGTGGTTTCTCCGGTGGACTCCGCAATCCAGCGAACGATTATCAAGCCGCCAATGGAGAGGTCTTTGCAACCTTTCTAAACGCTGGTGTTTCACTAGTAGATGTACCGGCTGGAACCGGGTTTGTGTGCATTCCCGGTAGTCATAAGTCGAATTTCTCCAAGCCGGACGATGTGAACATCTACGACGGTCCGCCAACAGTTGCAAACTTCAGTGTGAATGCTGGAGATGTGGTTCTGTTTACAGAGGCACTCTGTCATGGTGCCCGGCGATGGACACTCGACGAACCACGTCGTACCGTCTTTGTCCGTTACAGCACTTCCTACGCTTCTTGGTCGCCCGGCTACGGACCCATTGACGAACATCGAGACAAGCTATCAGAAGAGGTCTACGAACTACTCCAGATGGCAGGTTTCCAACATCAAAAGCAGGTAGTGGGTCGCCTACTGGCAGAGATGACCGATCGATAG
- the ftsY gene encoding signal recognition particle-docking protein FtsY, which translates to MIRNLFNRKADNLSEEQHIEVEEPATEPPTSEVTPGKEGSWFHRLREGLSKTRNSIVGQISGLLGVGRTIDEELMEEIEEILIQADIGVNTTLELMDNVREVVRQRGLSDASELPEILKQEMLNVLGEDAPIRVDGGQPHTILVLGINGAGKTTTIGKLAYRFRSEGNRVLVAAGDTFRAAAADQLAIWCDRAGVELVQGGEGADPASVVFDAMEAAKSRQADLLIIDTAGRLHTKKPLMDELSKIGRVMQRAVPEAPHEVLLVLDGTAGQNAIMQAKVFNEAVPITGVAVTKLDGTAKGGIVIAVKKEIGAPVRLIGIGEKLDDLRDFVGREFVDVLFEREEAVEN; encoded by the coding sequence ATGATTAGAAATTTATTCAATCGGAAAGCAGACAATTTATCGGAGGAGCAACATATTGAGGTTGAGGAACCGGCAACCGAACCACCTACATCTGAAGTGACACCTGGGAAAGAAGGTAGCTGGTTTCATCGGCTTAGAGAAGGGTTGTCCAAGACTCGAAATAGCATTGTTGGGCAAATCTCTGGATTACTAGGCGTCGGCAGAACAATTGATGAAGAGTTGATGGAAGAGATTGAGGAGATTTTGATACAAGCCGACATCGGTGTCAACACTACGCTCGAACTGATGGACAATGTGCGGGAGGTCGTCAGGCAGAGAGGACTCAGCGATGCGTCGGAACTGCCGGAGATTCTCAAGCAAGAGATGTTGAATGTACTTGGGGAAGATGCTCCCATCAGAGTTGATGGTGGCCAACCGCACACGATTCTGGTGCTTGGTATCAATGGTGCAGGCAAAACAACGACCATCGGCAAACTAGCATATCGCTTCAGATCCGAAGGAAATCGGGTGCTTGTTGCTGCAGGAGATACCTTTCGGGCAGCAGCCGCAGATCAGCTTGCCATCTGGTGTGATCGCGCCGGTGTTGAACTAGTTCAAGGTGGTGAGGGAGCAGATCCGGCATCGGTCGTTTTTGACGCCATGGAAGCGGCAAAATCGCGTCAGGCAGACCTACTCATCATTGATACTGCTGGCAGACTTCACACAAAAAAGCCGTTGATGGATGAATTGTCGAAAATTGGACGGGTGATGCAACGCGCAGTCCCAGAAGCACCACACGAGGTGCTGCTTGTCCTTGATGGAACAGCAGGACAGAATGCAATTATGCAGGCGAAGGTCTTCAACGAAGCAGTACCTATCACCGGTGTGGCTGTCACCAAGCTAGATGGTACAGCAAAAGGCGGGATTGTCATTGCTGTGAAAAAGGAAATTGGTGCCCCGGTTAGATTAATTGGAATTGGCGAAAAGTTGGATGATCTCCGTGATTTTGTTGGCCGTGAGTTTGTGGATGTACTGTTTGAACGCGAGGAAGCTGTAGAGAATTAG
- a CDS encoding methyltransferase domain-containing protein, whose product MSPQMLLQQIKSRYPIEEKNIPLITNQIRMTIVDDPDQLLDTLSKEDQWGTLHLPYWTYLWPSAIGLARYLDLSRNFEGERTLEIGCGFGLAGIVACQKGGVVLFTDYERDTLAFARYNALQNRCADRAAFVQMDWNTPCLKGEFSRILASDVIYEDTHWNPILTLLQTYLAPDGEAIFSEPNRTSASGFLKRLSRYGFTYTEQTDDVVGLDGVVFKITIYCLRRDE is encoded by the coding sequence ATGTCACCTCAAATGCTACTCCAGCAGATCAAAAGTCGTTATCCCATCGAAGAAAAAAACATCCCCCTGATCACTAACCAAATCCGCATGACGATAGTTGATGATCCGGACCAGTTGCTTGATACATTGAGTAAGGAGGACCAGTGGGGGACGCTTCATCTCCCCTATTGGACCTATCTGTGGCCCTCGGCAATTGGTCTTGCACGATATCTTGACCTAAGTCGTAATTTTGAGGGGGAGCGGACCTTGGAGATCGGCTGTGGCTTTGGACTCGCCGGAATTGTCGCGTGTCAGAAGGGTGGAGTCGTTCTGTTCACAGACTATGAACGGGACACACTCGCCTTTGCTCGCTATAACGCTTTACAAAACAGATGTGCCGACCGCGCAGCCTTTGTGCAGATGGACTGGAACACGCCCTGCCTGAAAGGAGAATTTTCGCGCATCCTCGCCTCGGATGTCATCTACGAAGACACACATTGGAATCCGATTCTTACACTGCTTCAGACGTATCTGGCCCCCGATGGAGAGGCTATCTTCTCGGAGCCTAACCGAACTAGTGCCTCTGGCTTCCTTAAACGCCTCAGTCGTTATGGATTTACATACACGGAACAGACCGATGATGTTGTGGGATTGGACGGGGTAGTTTTCAAAATCACAATTTATTGTTTAAGGCGAGATGAATAA
- a CDS encoding sulfatase-like hydrolase/transferase, protein MANKPNVIFIYGDDLGRGMLSCYGQQHFETPNIDRLANEGMRFRQAYGCAFCAPSRASMMTGLHDCHQGTWTYTQGGIYNRLSTGELTLAQVTELIHTTSLQARPDEVFLAQIAQAAGYVTGQIGKLEWGFDTTGDRIRRHGWDYHYGWYDHARCHGFYPPFLFENGELAYIRGNTRADCGVHLDGESVKNAAIRSDQKGKTVYSQDIFNEKIVAFLRKHKDQPFFLYHPSQLPHGPIAIPDIHPAVKHNPDLTEYEKEYASMILKFDETVGIILDELERLGIDDRTMIVLCSDNGHEVYATQTGRTSGRTENLNGEAFDDIRTKFYSETGGDVFNGNDGMAGLKWSSWEGGTRIPYLVRFPSTIDSGGLSNHILTNYDFMPTLAELIGAELPQGKDGLSFLPTLFGKDEEQRVHPFVIYASGLGPALVTADNWKLRYINSEDSFQLYDLNQDYREENDVATLYPEIVDRLKTWMLNACDGDYRHGTPGAHLAAYQK, encoded by the coding sequence ATGGCGAACAAGCCAAATGTGATTTTTATCTACGGCGATGACCTTGGGCGTGGAATGCTTAGTTGCTATGGACAGCAGCATTTCGAGACCCCGAATATTGACCGTCTCGCCAACGAAGGCATGCGATTTAGGCAAGCCTACGGCTGTGCGTTCTGTGCACCGTCCCGTGCCAGTATGATGACCGGGCTTCACGACTGCCATCAAGGCACTTGGACATATACCCAAGGGGGTATCTATAACAGACTTAGCACAGGTGAACTGACACTAGCACAGGTTACAGAGTTAATCCATACAACTAGTCTCCAAGCAAGGCCCGATGAGGTATTTCTCGCTCAGATTGCACAGGCGGCGGGTTACGTGACAGGACAGATTGGCAAGTTAGAATGGGGCTTTGACACAACGGGTGACCGAATCCGTCGTCACGGCTGGGATTATCATTACGGCTGGTACGACCATGCGCGTTGCCACGGTTTCTATCCTCCTTTCCTCTTTGAAAACGGAGAACTAGCCTACATCCGGGGCAATACACGGGCTGATTGCGGTGTACATCTAGATGGAGAGTCGGTTAAGAATGCGGCAATCCGATCTGATCAGAAGGGAAAGACGGTTTATTCCCAAGATATTTTCAACGAAAAAATTGTCGCCTTTCTGCGCAAGCATAAGGATCAACCGTTCTTCCTCTATCACCCCTCTCAATTGCCGCACGGTCCCATCGCTATCCCGGATATTCATCCGGCCGTAAAGCACAATCCAGATTTGACGGAATACGAGAAGGAATATGCTTCAATGATCCTCAAATTTGACGAGACCGTTGGGATTATCTTGGATGAACTTGAGCGGCTTGGAATTGACGATCGAACGATGATCGTGTTGTGTTCGGATAACGGTCATGAGGTGTATGCGACTCAAACGGGTCGGACCTCCGGGCGGACAGAGAACCTGAACGGCGAGGCATTTGATGACATCAGGACAAAATTCTATTCAGAAACAGGCGGAGATGTGTTCAACGGCAACGACGGGATGGCTGGTCTGAAGTGGTCCAGTTGGGAGGGTGGGACGCGAATACCCTACCTTGTCCGTTTCCCCAGCACAATCGACTCCGGCGGTCTGTCCAACCACATCTTGACAAATTACGACTTTATGCCAACGCTCGCTGAACTGATTGGAGCGGAGTTGCCTCAAGGCAAAGATGGGCTTTCGTTTTTGCCAACATTATTTGGGAAAGATGAGGAACAAAGGGTCCATCCATTCGTAATATATGCCTCGGGGCTAGGTCCCGCTCTGGTAACAGCAGATAATTGGAAGTTACGCTATATCAACAGCGAGGACAGTTTTCAGCTATATGACCTGAATCAGGATTATCGCGAGGAAAATGACGTTGCCACACTATATCCAGAAATTGTTGACAGACTGAAAACATGGATGCTCAATGCTTGTGACGGAGACTATAGACACGGAACTCCGGGTGCACATCTAGCCGCCTATCAAAAATAA
- a CDS encoding rhamnulokinase yields the protein MGAARQFLAFDLGAESGRGVLGTFDGERLNLEEIHRFPNGGIRVLDSLHWDVLRLWDDMKTALSMCAQKHVDFSGIGIDTWGVDFGLLGRGDVLLGFPYHYRDSRTDGMLEEAFRRIDRATVFERSGCQFLQINTLYQLLSMVVDESPLLDAAETFLMIPDLFNFWLTGEKVCEFTDATTTQFYDPRRNAWSTEICTALSLPSEILPGVVHPGTKLGTLLPSVAAETGLPEIPVIAPACHDTGSAVAAVPARNENWAYISSGTWSLMGIEVPEPILTDRALALNFTNEGGIENTFRFLKNIMGLWLVQECRRTWAQAGDEMSYAQIAQLAEGAKPFTALIDPDDDAFLPPGDMPARIVSYCKHTGQTPPSNAGEILRCALESLALKYRWVLEKLEVVHGEATDVIHIVGGGAQNRILCQFTADATGTPVIAGPVEATAIGNIAVQAIACGLIRSISEAREIVRQSFNVITYEPQDSTEWDEAYGRFLNITRMPS from the coding sequence ATGGGAGCAGCACGACAATTTTTGGCATTCGATCTCGGCGCAGAAAGTGGACGTGGCGTACTTGGGACCTTCGATGGGGAACGCCTCAATCTAGAAGAAATCCATCGGTTTCCAAATGGCGGCATCCGTGTTTTGGATAGCCTACACTGGGATGTCTTAAGGCTCTGGGACGACATGAAAACGGCACTTTCGATGTGTGCGCAAAAACATGTAGACTTCAGCGGAATTGGAATTGACACGTGGGGTGTCGATTTTGGCCTACTCGGCAGAGGTGATGTGCTGCTTGGATTCCCGTATCACTATCGTGATTCACGCACCGACGGCATGCTGGAAGAGGCTTTTCGACGTATAGATCGCGCGACAGTCTTCGAGCGAAGTGGCTGTCAGTTTCTTCAGATTAACACACTTTATCAGTTGCTGTCAATGGTTGTCGACGAATCCCCGCTACTCGATGCTGCCGAAACATTTCTCATGATTCCCGACCTTTTCAACTTCTGGTTGACGGGAGAGAAAGTGTGTGAATTTACTGATGCAACAACGACACAATTTTACGATCCGCGGAGGAACGCTTGGTCCACAGAGATCTGCACCGCGCTGAGTTTGCCGTCCGAGATCCTGCCGGGAGTTGTACATCCGGGGACAAAACTCGGTACGTTGCTACCTTCCGTCGCAGCAGAAACAGGATTACCTGAAATACCTGTTATTGCCCCGGCTTGCCACGACACTGGTTCAGCCGTTGCTGCAGTGCCAGCACGGAATGAGAATTGGGCATATATTAGCTCCGGCACCTGGTCACTGATGGGCATCGAAGTTCCCGAACCGATTCTCACTGATCGGGCGCTTGCCCTCAACTTTACAAATGAGGGCGGGATAGAAAACACATTCCGTTTCCTGAAAAATATCATGGGCCTTTGGCTTGTGCAGGAGTGTAGGCGCACATGGGCACAAGCCGGTGATGAAATGTCCTATGCTCAGATAGCACAACTTGCCGAAGGCGCAAAGCCTTTTACCGCATTAATTGATCCCGACGACGATGCCTTTCTGCCTCCCGGCGACATGCCTGCCCGTATCGTGAGTTACTGCAAGCACACGGGACAAACGCCGCCATCAAACGCAGGGGAGATTCTCCGGTGTGCCCTAGAAAGCCTTGCGCTCAAATATCGGTGGGTTCTTGAGAAACTGGAAGTTGTCCACGGCGAAGCCACTGACGTGATCCATATTGTTGGTGGGGGAGCACAGAATCGGATCCTTTGTCAGTTTACCGCAGATGCGACCGGGACACCAGTCATCGCTGGTCCCGTTGAGGCGACAGCAATTGGAAATATCGCGGTGCAAGCAATTGCATGCGGCTTGATCAGATCTATCTCTGAAGCGCGGGAAATTGTCCGCCAGTCTTTCAACGTTATTACTTATGAGCCACAGGATTCGACGGAGTGGGATGAAGCCTATGGACGATTCCTGAACATAACAAGGATGCCATCTTAG
- a CDS encoding galactosyldiacylglycerol synthase has translation MPQVYRLIDIEHDNEIGVVTEDQLQFLIDNLEKEGFEDQDYYIDPESLGFLAEEGCDEELLTMLTDALEDKINIDVRYEVIE, from the coding sequence ATGCCTCAAGTGTATCGATTGATAGACATTGAACACGACAACGAAATTGGGGTAGTTACCGAGGATCAACTACAGTTTCTTATCGATAACTTGGAGAAGGAAGGTTTTGAAGATCAGGACTATTACATCGATCCAGAGTCCCTAGGCTTTTTGGCAGAGGAAGGTTGCGATGAGGAATTGCTCACAATGCTCACGGACGCACTAGAGGACAAGATTAACATCGATGTTCGTTATGAAGTGATTGAGTAA